The following coding sequences lie in one Methanomicrobia archaeon genomic window:
- a CDS encoding TIGR00269 family protein codes for MNCSKRSCSNSAIVHQRYSGLHLCDVHFVEDVERKVKREMRKRLMVERGDTIAIALSGGKDSSALLLMLTRLFHNRPDLTFFAIAVDEGIYGFRAVTLAHAEQLANQLGVDFFRFSFAEEFGVTLNQIASRGFEQAPCTFCGVLRRKLLDRKAKELGATKMATAHNLDDEVQTIMINYLRGDLQRLARLNGRREEFVPRIKPLRDVPEKEIALYAFLAGIPLITASCPYAARSFRFSVKGMLNELERKHPGTKYAVMRGYQRLAEFLPHAESSQILLRCERCGDASATRICKACAILERMQ; via the coding sequence ATGAACTGTAGCAAACGCTCGTGCAGCAATTCCGCAATCGTCCATCAGCGTTATTCAGGCCTCCATCTCTGCGACGTGCATTTCGTCGAGGACGTTGAGCGGAAGGTAAAGCGGGAGATGCGGAAACGACTGATGGTGGAGCGTGGTGATACGATCGCTATAGCCCTGAGCGGGGGCAAGGACAGCTCTGCATTGCTCCTCATGCTCACCCGACTCTTTCATAACCGCCCTGATTTAACCTTCTTCGCGATCGCTGTAGATGAAGGTATATACGGCTTTCGGGCGGTCACACTCGCACATGCTGAACAGCTGGCGAACCAGCTTGGCGTGGATTTTTTCCGGTTCTCGTTCGCCGAGGAGTTTGGCGTGACTCTTAATCAGATCGCATCGCGCGGGTTCGAGCAGGCGCCCTGCACGTTCTGTGGCGTGCTGCGGCGGAAGCTGCTTGATCGTAAGGCGAAGGAGCTGGGCGCCACGAAGATGGCCACCGCGCACAACCTGGACGATGAAGTGCAGACGATCATGATCAATTATCTCCGGGGCGATCTCCAGCGGCTGGCACGGCTGAACGGGCGTCGTGAGGAATTTGTTCCGCGCATCAAGCCCCTGCGAGACGTGCCTGAAAAGGAAATTGCGCTCTACGCGTTCCTCGCGGGCATCCCGCTCATCACCGCATCGTGCCCCTATGCTGCGCGCTCGTTCCGGTTCAGCGTCAAGGGGATGCTGAACGAGCTTGAACGGAAGCATCCGGGGACGAAATATGCGGTGATGCGTGGCTATCAGCGGCTGGCGGAATTTCTACCGCACGCAGAGTCATCGCAAATACTACTGCGGTGCGAGCGATGTGGTGACGCCTCAGCAACCCGTATCTGCAAGGCGTGCGCGATACTCGAGCGGATGCAATGA